From Clostridia bacterium, a single genomic window includes:
- the hisIE gene encoding bifunctional phosphoribosyl-AMP cyclohydrolase/phosphoribosyl-ATP diphosphatase HisIE, with translation MDWIKQLNFDEKGLIPAIVQDCQTKEVLMLAYMNMESLTKTIQTGKTCFWSRSRKCLWEKGETSGNYQYVSNISYDCDKDALLVSVYQKGVACHTGNRSCFYTQSFTSKQQFEKFKGKKGFDEQTLQNVYNIIIDRINNPKEGSYTNYLFDKGIDKMLKKVGEESAEVIIAAKNPDVNELIYEVSDLLYHLMVVMVERKVKWEDIYCELERRR, from the coding sequence TTGGATTGGATAAAACAGTTGAATTTTGATGAGAAGGGATTAATTCCTGCGATAGTACAAGACTGTCAAACTAAAGAGGTGTTGATGTTAGCTTATATGAATATGGAATCCTTAACCAAAACCATACAGACAGGTAAAACCTGCTTTTGGAGCAGGAGCAGAAAGTGTCTTTGGGAAAAAGGGGAGACATCCGGCAATTATCAATATGTATCTAATATATCTTATGATTGTGATAAAGATGCATTGTTGGTTTCCGTTTATCAAAAAGGTGTTGCTTGTCATACAGGAAATAGAAGTTGTTTTTATACTCAGTCATTTACTAGTAAGCAGCAATTTGAAAAATTTAAGGGAAAAAAGGGTTTTGATGAACAAACGCTACAAAATGTGTATAATATAATTATAGACAGGATAAACAATCCTAAAGAAGGTTCATATACTAATTATTTGTTTGACAAAGGAATAGACAAGATGCTTAAAAAAGTGGGAGAAGAATCAGCAGAAGTTATAATAGCTGCCAAGAATCCTGATGTTAATGAGTTGATATATGAAGTTTCAGATTTATTATATCATTTGATGGTTGTTATGGTGGAAAGAAAAGTAAAATGGGAGGATATTTATTGCGAATTGGAAAGAAGAAGATAA